The following proteins come from a genomic window of Pelagicoccus albus:
- a CDS encoding response regulator, whose translation MTPRKQETNSQRRALLAEDNTFIRELVATYLEKLGYEVSQAPNGADAIDILNQSSDQHFDVIVTDLLMPKASGDRVIKEARRSGACDRFLVMSGNLYDPKFTSEDPDPDSEFIEKPFTFTDFEAKLSDLGCKQKAELS comes from the coding sequence GTGACTCCGCGAAAACAAGAAACAAATAGCCAACGTCGAGCCCTCTTGGCAGAGGACAACACATTTATTCGCGAGCTCGTTGCGACTTACCTCGAAAAATTAGGGTACGAAGTGAGCCAAGCCCCCAATGGAGCGGACGCCATAGACATCTTGAATCAAAGTTCGGATCAACATTTTGATGTGATCGTGACTGATCTTCTAATGCCTAAAGCAAGCGGAGATAGAGTAATCAAAGAAGCTAGAAGATCCGGAGCCTGTGACCGTTTTCTGGTGATGTCCGGTAATTTGTACGACCCTAAATTTACCTCCGAAGATCCTGATCCAGATTCAGAATTCATCGAGAAGCCCTTTACCTTTACGGATTTCGAAGCAAAGCTCTCGGACTTAGGCTGCAAACAAAAAGCTGAACTGTCGTAA
- the rpsO gene encoding 30S ribosomal protein S15 encodes MANSKSIDKAQIIGDFKTHDSDTGSADVQIALLTARINHLTEHLRSNRKDFHTRRGLLAMAARRRKLLNYLKKSDLEKYNDILQRLNLRK; translated from the coding sequence ATGGCTAACAGCAAATCGATAGACAAGGCCCAGATCATTGGCGACTTCAAGACTCACGACTCCGACACTGGTTCGGCAGACGTCCAAATCGCCCTCTTGACGGCCCGTATCAACCACCTTACCGAGCACTTGCGCTCCAACCGTAAGGACTTCCACACTCGCCGTGGTCTACTCGCTATGGCAGCTCGCCGTCGTAAGCTTCTCAACTACCTGAAGAAAAGCGATCTGGAGAAGTACAACGACATCCTACAACGCCTGAATCTCCGCAAATAA
- the pnp gene encoding polyribonucleotide nucleotidyltransferase: MIQKHSITVDDLDITFSTGDVANLASGAVTVTTGETSLFVSATVAKTVREGQDWFPLTVDYREKYTAAGRIPGGYFKREGRPSEKEILTSRLCDRPCRPLFPKGFLNEVQIIGFLLSADQVNDADILMVNGASAALAISDIPWNGPIGAVRVGQIDGHFVANPTIEEQYASDLDLIYVGTKEEMLMIEGSADQIAEDRFLEALDFAHEAIQPIIAGIEQLRSEAGKEKKTFPLCVLEDEVRQIVNSLVSDRIGEACAAGDKQERNAKIDELKGLAEGALQEKYGDNYNPAQLNMAMEELLEHTYRKSILDNGVRSGGRKPNELRELKSKVGVVPRVHGSALFSRGETQGLVLTTLGPANEAQSLDAITGGPTQKSFMLHYNFPPFSVGETGRFGSPGRREIGHGALAERSLLPVVPSEDVFPYSIRISSEIMASNGSTSMASICGGCLSLMDAGVPITDPVAGISVGLVSEFDENGKIGKHHILTDILGEEDHFGDMDFKIAGTKNGITGFQLDLKINGLPTDIVKAAVAQSREARIEILENMATAISAPREEVAATAPRITTVQINPEKIGALIGPGGKNIRRIVEITGAQIDINEDNSGRVNVYATSEEAMKRALNEIDLVCGEIEEGKIYRGIVKATKEFGCFVEVLPGQEGLVHISELADFRVRKTEDVCKPGDEMVVKCLGVDERGRVRLSRKAALEELEARKAAKKAAEAPAEEPAAEEEVAAEASEEKTEA, from the coding sequence ATGATACAAAAACATAGCATAACTGTAGACGATCTCGACATCACCTTCTCCACTGGAGACGTGGCAAACCTCGCCTCTGGCGCGGTAACCGTTACCACCGGAGAAACCAGCCTCTTCGTATCAGCGACTGTAGCAAAAACGGTCCGCGAAGGCCAAGACTGGTTCCCCCTCACCGTTGACTACCGCGAAAAATACACCGCGGCTGGTCGTATCCCAGGTGGCTACTTCAAGCGCGAAGGTCGTCCCTCCGAAAAGGAAATCCTGACTTCTCGCCTTTGCGACCGTCCTTGCCGTCCGCTCTTCCCGAAGGGCTTTTTGAACGAAGTTCAGATCATCGGCTTCCTTCTTTCCGCTGACCAGGTAAACGATGCGGACATCTTGATGGTTAATGGCGCTTCCGCAGCCCTCGCTATCTCTGACATTCCTTGGAATGGCCCGATCGGCGCTGTTCGCGTTGGCCAAATCGACGGCCATTTCGTCGCCAACCCAACCATCGAAGAGCAGTACGCGTCCGACCTCGACCTCATCTACGTAGGCACCAAGGAAGAGATGCTCATGATCGAAGGTTCTGCGGACCAGATCGCAGAGGATCGCTTCCTCGAGGCACTCGATTTCGCTCACGAAGCAATCCAGCCAATCATCGCCGGTATCGAGCAACTCCGTAGCGAAGCTGGTAAGGAGAAGAAGACCTTCCCACTTTGCGTTCTCGAGGACGAAGTTCGTCAAATCGTGAACTCCCTCGTGAGCGACCGCATCGGTGAAGCTTGCGCCGCCGGCGACAAGCAGGAGCGCAACGCAAAGATCGACGAGCTCAAGGGGCTCGCCGAAGGCGCCCTTCAAGAGAAGTACGGCGACAACTACAATCCAGCGCAGCTCAACATGGCGATGGAGGAATTGCTCGAGCACACCTACCGCAAGTCGATCCTCGACAACGGAGTTCGCTCCGGCGGCCGCAAGCCAAACGAGCTTCGCGAGCTAAAGTCCAAGGTTGGTGTCGTACCTCGCGTACACGGATCCGCCCTCTTCTCTCGTGGCGAAACCCAAGGCCTCGTCTTGACCACACTCGGCCCAGCGAACGAAGCTCAAAGCCTCGACGCCATCACCGGAGGACCAACCCAGAAGTCCTTCATGCTGCACTACAACTTCCCTCCTTTCTCCGTCGGTGAAACAGGCCGCTTCGGCAGCCCTGGTCGTCGCGAGATCGGACACGGCGCCTTGGCTGAGCGTTCGCTCTTGCCAGTCGTTCCTTCGGAAGACGTTTTCCCATACTCGATCCGCATCAGCTCCGAGATCATGGCTTCAAACGGCTCGACCTCCATGGCTTCCATCTGTGGTGGATGTCTCTCTTTGATGGACGCTGGCGTGCCTATCACTGATCCAGTTGCTGGTATTTCAGTCGGACTCGTTTCGGAGTTCGATGAAAACGGAAAAATCGGCAAGCACCACATCCTCACCGACATCCTTGGTGAAGAAGACCATTTCGGCGATATGGACTTCAAGATCGCGGGTACCAAGAACGGAATCACCGGATTCCAGTTGGACCTTAAGATCAATGGCCTCCCAACAGACATCGTGAAAGCGGCCGTGGCCCAGTCTCGTGAAGCTCGCATCGAGATCTTGGAAAACATGGCAACCGCCATCTCCGCACCTCGCGAAGAAGTCGCTGCAACTGCTCCTCGTATCACAACCGTTCAGATCAACCCTGAAAAGATCGGCGCTCTCATCGGTCCAGGCGGAAAGAACATCCGTCGTATCGTTGAAATCACCGGAGCCCAGATCGACATCAACGAAGACAACTCTGGCCGCGTAAACGTTTACGCAACCAGCGAAGAAGCGATGAAGCGCGCCCTCAACGAAATCGACCTCGTTTGTGGCGAAATCGAAGAGGGCAAGATCTACCGCGGTATCGTCAAGGCGACCAAGGAGTTTGGCTGCTTCGTAGAAGTTTTGCCAGGTCAAGAAGGTCTCGTCCACATCTCCGAGCTAGCCGACTTCCGCGTTCGCAAGACCGAAGACGTCTGCAAGCCAGGCGACGAAATGGTCGTCAAGTGCCTCGGAGTCGACGAGCGTGGACGCGTTCGCCTATCTCGCAAGGCAGCCCTCGAAGAGCTCGAAGCGCGCAAGGCTGCCAAGAAGGCCGCCGAAGCTCCTGCTGAAGAGCCAGCCGCAGAGGAAGAAGTCGCCGCTGAAGCGAGCGAAGAGAAGACCGAAGCGTAA
- the surE gene encoding 5'/3'-nucleotidase SurE yields the protein MSKILIVNDDGIDSPLLQALIARFQKLGEVVVAAPRFEQSWVSKCMSRFKDVDAIKRDDLPCEAYSISGSPADCVNLALGHLLEEKPLCVVSGINVGHNAGLAYILSSGTVGAALEGALHNIPSFAASLGLDRGDYDRLKDNPQALGESLGSKAALAAEILADFVSKTLESNEPAYGVVHKLNFPSSEISGKTEIVRSNPARTEAGSFFAAKKNAFSFSYRELGEIDSQTPTDRETLKAGKISYSKLDFSQIGQLS from the coding sequence ATGTCCAAGATCTTAATCGTAAATGACGACGGAATTGATTCACCCTTGCTGCAGGCCCTTATTGCTCGCTTTCAAAAACTGGGAGAAGTCGTGGTCGCCGCTCCGCGCTTTGAACAAAGCTGGGTTAGCAAATGCATGAGCCGCTTTAAGGATGTCGACGCCATTAAGCGCGACGACCTCCCCTGCGAAGCGTACTCCATTTCCGGCTCCCCCGCGGACTGCGTCAATTTAGCACTGGGACACCTTCTGGAAGAAAAGCCCCTTTGCGTGGTTTCCGGCATCAACGTAGGCCACAACGCTGGACTGGCCTACATCCTTTCTTCCGGCACTGTGGGAGCCGCTTTGGAAGGGGCACTACACAACATCCCTTCATTCGCCGCCTCACTCGGACTGGATCGCGGCGATTACGACCGGCTAAAAGACAACCCGCAAGCTCTAGGCGAATCGCTCGGTAGCAAAGCCGCCCTAGCCGCAGAAATCTTGGCTGACTTTGTCTCCAAAACGCTGGAATCCAACGAGCCGGCCTACGGAGTCGTTCATAAATTGAATTTCCCCTCCTCTGAGATCAGCGGCAAAACCGAGATCGTTCGCTCAAACCCAGCTCGCACTGAAGCCGGTAGCTTTTTCGCCGCCAAAAAAAACGCTTTTAGTTTCTCCTATCGCGAACTGGGGGAAATCGACTCGCAGACTCCAACCGATCGGGAGACCCTGAAAGCCGGCAAAATCAGCTACTCCAAATTGGACTTCTCCCAAATCGGCCAACTCTCCTAG
- a CDS encoding phosphoserine transaminase, with the protein MKPAKKPNRPYFSSGPCSKRPGWSLSALENALVGRSHRAKNAKARIEEVITRTKDLLSLPEGYVCGIVPASDTGAVEMALWSLLGARGVEMMAWESFGSGWVTDVVKQLKLENVAKHEAAYGEIPDLSKVNFSNDVVFTWNGTTSGAKVPNGDWIPDDREGLTICDATSAVFAMELPWEKLDVVTYSWQKVMGGEAAHGMLILSPRAIERLESYTPAWPLPKIFRLTKGGKLINGIFTGATINTVSMLCVEDAVDGLKWAQEIGGLPELIKRSDANLAAIEKWVEASDWAGFLAEDKSIRSNTSICLKITDTWFTSLPEDEQAAAAKKIVSLCEAEEVGYDFGAYRDAPTGFRIWGGATVETSDIEALLPWLDWAYAQVKSGS; encoded by the coding sequence ATGAAACCCGCAAAAAAACCAAATCGTCCTTACTTCTCATCGGGCCCCTGCTCGAAGCGTCCGGGCTGGAGCCTCTCCGCCCTCGAAAACGCGCTAGTAGGCCGATCTCATAGAGCCAAAAACGCCAAGGCTCGCATCGAAGAAGTCATCACTCGTACCAAAGACTTGCTAAGCCTCCCCGAGGGCTACGTTTGCGGTATCGTCCCAGCCTCCGACACTGGAGCTGTAGAGATGGCCCTATGGTCCCTTCTCGGCGCTCGCGGCGTCGAAATGATGGCTTGGGAATCCTTCGGATCCGGTTGGGTCACCGACGTAGTAAAGCAGCTGAAATTGGAAAACGTCGCCAAACACGAAGCCGCGTACGGAGAGATCCCCGACTTGAGCAAGGTCAACTTCTCGAACGACGTCGTATTCACATGGAACGGCACTACCTCGGGTGCCAAAGTACCAAACGGCGACTGGATTCCCGACGACCGCGAAGGACTAACCATTTGCGATGCGACTTCTGCCGTATTCGCCATGGAACTACCATGGGAGAAGCTCGATGTCGTAACTTACTCATGGCAGAAGGTCATGGGTGGCGAAGCGGCTCACGGCATGCTAATCCTCAGCCCTCGAGCGATCGAGCGCTTGGAAAGCTACACTCCCGCTTGGCCACTCCCAAAGATCTTCCGCCTAACTAAGGGTGGAAAGCTGATCAACGGTATTTTCACGGGCGCAACCATCAACACAGTTTCCATGCTATGCGTAGAGGACGCAGTAGATGGACTCAAGTGGGCCCAGGAAATTGGCGGTCTTCCAGAGCTAATCAAACGGTCCGACGCTAATTTGGCAGCCATTGAAAAGTGGGTCGAAGCGAGTGATTGGGCTGGATTCCTAGCAGAGGACAAGTCCATCCGCTCAAACACATCCATCTGTCTCAAAATCACGGATACCTGGTTCACCTCGCTTCCAGAAGACGAACAAGCGGCAGCAGCAAAAAAGATCGTGTCCCTTTGCGAAGCGGAAGAGGTCGGTTACGACTTCGGTGCCTACCGGGACGCTCCTACGGGATTCCGCATTTGGGGTGGAGCCACAGTCGAAACCTCCGACATCGAAGCTCTTCTACCTTGGCTCGACTGGGCTTACGCTCAAGTCAAGTCGGGCAGCTAG
- a CDS encoding SulP family inorganic anion transporter, producing the protein MKKRPVFRPRFIELFSKRENSFSLGTEITAGITVGLIALPLALALGIASIPSGTDTPLPAPAIGIFTAVIGGFLVALLGGSRVQIGGPTAAFIPIVLLIVSEHGYSGLLVATMMAGVILMIMGVTRMGSLIKFIPWPVTSGFTTGIAVAIMLTQVPDFAGLKTETAMPREFFEKIPWIFEHLDLSNPYSLSIAILCVVVILFWPRLKLRFIPGSIAAMLLATVLVSLLGWSDAHGIATIGSKFGANAFSAHFPTPSLPQFDWNMVRELIGPATAIALLGAIESLLSAVVADGLSGDHHDSNTELIAQGFANFLCPFFGGLPVTGAIARTSANINNGGKTPLAGIIHAIALLSIILVAANWVIYIPMAAMSAVLIVVALKMGEWHELSRLPKLPRSDAIVMLTTFALTVIFDLVVAVEIGMVLAAILFIKRVSQTTEVSQVTGNDMLERPEQIAQGKEIPEGVLVYRIFGPFLFGAAEKMEDALSRIDSWPNVLILRLHLVTAMDATGMHALVSLVERMKNHQGKVILSGIHQQPLQMLKKSGFINTIGRENFCATFDDSLIRAKELSSQSEA; encoded by the coding sequence ATGAAAAAACGTCCGGTATTTCGCCCTCGTTTTATTGAACTATTCTCCAAGCGAGAAAACTCGTTTTCCCTCGGAACGGAAATCACTGCGGGAATTACAGTCGGTTTAATCGCGCTGCCGCTCGCTCTCGCACTGGGAATTGCCAGCATTCCATCCGGCACCGACACGCCCTTGCCCGCTCCGGCGATCGGAATATTCACTGCCGTGATTGGCGGATTTCTCGTCGCTCTATTGGGAGGGAGTCGGGTTCAAATAGGCGGTCCGACCGCTGCCTTCATCCCGATCGTATTGCTCATAGTCAGCGAGCACGGATACTCCGGGCTGCTGGTAGCAACGATGATGGCGGGCGTCATTCTCATGATCATGGGCGTCACTCGCATGGGCAGCCTCATAAAGTTCATTCCATGGCCCGTCACGAGTGGCTTCACCACAGGAATCGCGGTGGCAATCATGCTCACTCAGGTGCCTGATTTCGCCGGCCTAAAAACGGAAACGGCGATGCCGCGCGAGTTTTTCGAAAAGATTCCCTGGATCTTCGAGCACCTGGACCTTTCGAATCCCTACTCTCTCTCCATCGCAATCCTTTGCGTCGTAGTCATCCTTTTTTGGCCTCGGCTAAAACTTCGCTTCATTCCGGGATCCATCGCAGCGATGCTACTGGCCACCGTTCTCGTTTCATTGCTCGGTTGGTCCGACGCACACGGCATTGCAACCATCGGCAGTAAGTTCGGAGCCAACGCGTTTTCAGCCCATTTTCCGACACCTTCCCTACCGCAATTTGATTGGAATATGGTGAGAGAACTGATCGGGCCCGCAACTGCCATTGCCCTACTCGGAGCGATAGAATCCCTGCTTTCCGCCGTGGTGGCAGACGGACTTTCCGGAGATCATCACGACAGCAATACAGAACTGATCGCTCAAGGTTTCGCCAATTTCCTCTGCCCATTTTTCGGAGGCCTACCCGTAACAGGCGCAATAGCTCGCACTTCAGCGAACATCAACAATGGCGGCAAAACGCCACTTGCAGGCATAATCCACGCAATCGCTCTACTCAGTATCATTCTAGTGGCGGCCAATTGGGTAATCTACATCCCCATGGCTGCGATGTCGGCAGTACTCATTGTCGTAGCGTTAAAAATGGGGGAATGGCATGAGCTGTCACGTCTCCCCAAACTACCTCGCAGCGACGCTATCGTGATGCTGACCACCTTCGCCCTAACGGTAATTTTCGATCTGGTCGTCGCCGTGGAAATCGGGATGGTCCTCGCCGCCATCCTCTTCATTAAACGCGTCTCCCAAACCACTGAGGTGAGTCAAGTGACGGGGAATGACATGCTGGAACGGCCCGAGCAGATTGCGCAAGGTAAGGAAATCCCGGAAGGAGTCCTCGTCTACCGAATTTTCGGACCGTTTTTATTTGGAGCCGCCGAGAAGATGGAAGACGCCCTTTCACGGATCGACAGCTGGCCAAATGTATTGATACTTCGACTACACCTCGTTACCGCAATGGACGCGACTGGCATGCATGCGCTTGTCAGCCTTGTGGAGCGGATGAAAAACCACCAGGGCAAAGTCATACTGAGCGGCATCCATCAGCAACCCTTGCAGATGCTCAAAAAGAGCGGATTTATCAACACCATCGGGCGCGAGAACTTCTGCGCCACCTTCGACGACTCACTGATCAGAGCTAAAGAACTTAGCTCCCAATCAGAAGCTTAA
- a CDS encoding FAD-binding oxidoreductase — protein sequence MARISKKRQLATDKLVEQLGARKVKLEEDEKYMASFDSLKLGFAYDALVLARTEKDVGTTLKLANEYGVPVTTRGAGTSLTGSAAPAKGGWVLDVSRMDRIKIERTKSMAVVGPGAVVGKIQAAAEELGLFYPPDPSSLKYSTIGGNIACNAGGMRCAKYGVTRDFVLALEGFLPTGEKVSWGGEYKKFATGYNVRDLWIGSEGTLGVVTKAVLRLLPKPEKKWTILVAFDSDVKALEAVQVLLGSGQNPSILEFLDTNSVYCAEEIAGVKLFEGLSLKPLLLVEFDGNPAQIRADKKKAIEWAKENGLAYREAKTAKETETLWSARRACSPAMFSMGDSKINEDIVVPLESQAKFARFLVQMQKKWKVNAPTFGHAADGNFHVNIMYTRSDKDECRRAKGAVSDLMKKVCALGGTISGEHGIGLAKTPFMTVARNEAEISAMKAIKKALDPKGILNPGKIFEPYEVWDKTLEKVKLPWDKKPILPK from the coding sequence TTTTAGCTAGGACGGAGAAAGATGTCGGGACCACTCTGAAGCTTGCCAACGAATATGGCGTACCGGTTACGACTCGCGGGGCGGGGACGTCTTTGACAGGTTCGGCCGCACCCGCAAAAGGCGGTTGGGTATTGGACGTTTCGAGGATGGACCGCATCAAGATCGAACGCACAAAATCTATGGCCGTGGTAGGTCCTGGGGCAGTCGTAGGAAAAATCCAGGCAGCCGCCGAGGAACTCGGGTTGTTCTATCCGCCAGACCCATCTTCTCTCAAATATAGCACCATTGGCGGGAATATCGCCTGTAACGCAGGCGGCATGCGTTGCGCTAAGTATGGAGTGACGCGAGATTTCGTTTTGGCTCTAGAAGGTTTTCTTCCAACAGGCGAAAAAGTGTCCTGGGGAGGCGAATACAAGAAATTTGCTACTGGCTACAATGTCCGCGACCTTTGGATCGGAAGCGAAGGCACCCTTGGTGTTGTGACCAAAGCGGTATTGCGGCTGCTGCCAAAGCCGGAAAAGAAATGGACTATTCTAGTGGCGTTTGATTCGGATGTGAAGGCGCTTGAGGCAGTTCAAGTCTTGCTCGGTTCAGGACAGAATCCGTCGATACTTGAATTTTTGGATACAAATTCAGTCTATTGTGCTGAGGAGATTGCAGGTGTTAAACTTTTCGAAGGACTGTCGTTGAAGCCCTTGCTTCTCGTTGAGTTTGATGGGAACCCAGCTCAAATCCGTGCGGACAAGAAAAAAGCGATCGAGTGGGCCAAGGAGAATGGACTGGCTTACCGGGAAGCGAAGACCGCGAAAGAAACGGAGACGCTCTGGTCGGCCCGCCGAGCTTGCTCGCCAGCCATGTTCTCGATGGGGGATTCCAAGATCAACGAGGACATCGTCGTTCCTTTGGAGAGTCAGGCTAAGTTTGCCCGCTTTCTTGTGCAGATGCAGAAGAAGTGGAAGGTCAACGCACCTACTTTCGGGCATGCGGCGGATGGTAATTTCCACGTCAACATCATGTATACTCGCAGCGATAAGGATGAATGTCGGCGGGCTAAGGGAGCGGTATCTGATTTGATGAAGAAGGTTTGCGCTCTCGGAGGAACCATTTCCGGAGAGCATGGTATCGGGTTGGCCAAGACTCCTTTTATGACCGTTGCTCGCAACGAAGCGGAGATTTCGGCCATGAAGGCGATCAAGAAAGCTCTGGATCCAAAGGGCATTTTGAATCCAGGAAAGATATTCGAACCCTACGAAGTTTGGGACAAGACCCTAGAGAAAGTTAAACTTCCCTGGGACAAAAAACCGATTTTGCCGAAGTAA